One Brienomyrus brachyistius isolate T26 unplaced genomic scaffold, BBRACH_0.4 scaffold326, whole genome shotgun sequence DNA segment encodes these proteins:
- the LOC125728566 gene encoding uncharacterized protein LOC125728566: MCTFKTLNSLRTHLSRCHTRQFGSSAEHSQQALLFKCPLCPFQQQFSESVLFCHLRRHLRNHETVACPYKDCSFTTNVYSSFNSHKSRSHQASVSSDFQNDIVSDVGQASIPAVDGDLYEEPPSTDEDPVGIDGQCDTDVLKKHLRINLSSLFLKMQAILHVSNTATQEIVEHLNQVCFLSRPLIKEAIRDILQKNGCNVAESALDEVVSAVMDSNVIFTSTSKGAELSTSKRRKVFFEHNYPCVMPVEYQLEQRGHTTMYVPILQMIQELFKNTDILKMITDPNTNSGQYASCYNGSYFLENELFSTGDLILPLQLYIDELEIANPLGTSRKIHKLCAVYWALANMSPKYRSALHNIQLAMLAKVTDLQRHGYAAVLAPLLHDVHILEQDGVFIERLGRNVKGTIFCVSADNLAAHGLGGFVESFKAGYVCRFCLATREQFPATEARQFSQRTKDSHDLHVQNIQENDASSNHFGVKTSCVLRDSLDYFHPVTGFPPDVLHDLLEGIVPVEISLCIKTLIQMKYFTLEYLNQKIASFPYQHADKVDRPQPIPKTFLSRGTIGGNGHENATLLRLLPLLVGSVVPEGNGAWTVLMELKEVVQLALCPSFSDETLDYFQSKISDHKQVLLKTFPEFSLRPKHHYVEHYPTMIKCYGPLVHVWTMRFEAKHRFFKRVVHDAQNFKNILKTMAVRHQHMMAYHLAAPSFFKPETQASRVDSVLVSALPEVAQLHIRTLTTSDTIYQTSKVTIDGTHYVCEMFLSVGDSGGLPRFCRVEHIYLVNSTVSFLCSNYDCWYLEHLGSYELSPSQTSLSIHLKSDLNDSVPLSAYEHNGRSIPTTHGPSCC; the protein is encoded by the exons ATGTGTACATTTAAGACACTTAATAGTCTTAGAACTCATTTGTCAAGATGTCATACTCGCCAATTTGGTAGTAGTGCAGAACACTCTCAGCAGGCTCTGTTATTTAAATGCCCTTTATGCCCATTTCAGCAGCAATTTTCTGAATCTGTTCTTTTCTGCCATCTTAGAAGGCATTTAAGAAATCATGAAACAGTGGCTTGCCCATATAAGGATTGTAGCTTTACCACAAATGTATACTCTTCATTCAATTCTCATAAAAGTAGATCACACCAAGCAAGCGTTTCATCAGACTTTCAAAATGACATTGTCAGTGATGTTGGTCAAGCCAGTATTCCTGCAGTTGATGGTGATTTATATGAAGAACCTCCAAGCACAGATGAGGATCCAGTGGGGATTGATGGTCAGTGTGACACTGACGTACTAAAAAAACATCTTAGAATTAATTTATCTTCCTTATTTTTGAAGATGCAGGCAATCCTACATGTCTCAAACACAGCTACCCAAGAAATAGTGGAGCATTTAAATCAGGTCTGCTTCTTATCTCGGCCTTTGATCAAGGAGGCAATTAGAGATATATTGCAGAAAAATGGTTGCAATGTGGCAGAATCTGCACTGGATGAAGTTGTAAGTGCTGTTATGGATTCCAATGTTATATTTACTAGTACTTCTAAAGGTGCAGAGTTATCCACATCCAAGCGCAGAAAAGTCTTTTTCGAGCACAACTATCCATGTGTAATGCCAGTCGAgtatcagctggagcaacgtggACATACCACAATGTATGTTCCTATTCTTCAAATGATTCAGGAGTTGTTTAAAAACACAGACATTCTAAAAATGATTACTGATCCAAATACCAATTCTGGTCAATATGCCTCATGCTACAATGGCTCATATTTCcttgaaaatgaattattttcAACAGGTGATCTCATTTTACCACTCCAGTTATATATTGATGAGCTTGAAATTGCCAACCCACTTGGCACATCACGTAAAATTCACAAACTTTGTGCTGTATACTGGGCACTTGCCAATATGTCACCAAAATACAGGTCAgcattacacaatatacagctaGCAATGCTTGCAAAAGTGACAGACCTCCAGAGGCATGGGTATGCAGCTGTACTTGCTCCATTATTACATGATGTTCATATTCTTGAACAGGATGGTGTTTTTATTGAACGACTTGGTCGCAATGTCAAAGGCACCATCTTTTGTGTGTCTGCTGACAATCTAGCTGCCCATGGATTAGGTGGCTTTGTGGAGTCATTTAAAGCAGGCTATGTTTGCAgattctgcttggccacaagagAACAGTTTCCAGCAACTGAAGCCAGGCAGTTTTCTCAAAGAACCAAAGATAGCCATGACCTTCATGTACAAAACATTCAGGAAAATGACGCTTCCTCCAACCACTTTGGTGTTAAAACAAGTTGTGTCTTGCGTGACTCCCTGGATTACTTTCATCCAGTCACAGGCTTTCCTCCAGATGTCCTGCATGATCTTCTAGAAGGCATAGTTCCTGTGGAGATTTCTCTCTGCATTAAGACCTTGATCCAGATGAAGTACTTCACTTTAGAGTATTTGAACCAAAAGATTGCATCATTCCCATATCAACATGCTGATAAAGTGGATAGGCCTCAACCAATTCCCAAAACATTTCTGTCTCGAGGAACGATAGGAgggaatggtcatgaaaatgctACTCTGCTCCGACTGCTTCCATTGCTTGTAGGCAGTGTTGTACCAGAAGGTAATGGTGCATGGACAGTTTTGATGGAACTGAAAGAGGTAGTGCAGTTAGCATTATGCCCATCATTTTCTGATGAAACCTTAGACTATTTTCAGTCCAAAATCAGCGATCATAAGCAAGTACTGCTGAAGACATTCCCAGAGTTTAGCCTTCGTCCTAAGCATCACTATGTGGAGCATTACCCCACCATGATCAAGTGCTATGGGCCCCTGGTGCATgtttggacaatgcgatttgaggcCAAACACCGTTTTTTTAAACGAGTGGTGCATGACGCTCAAAActtcaaaaatattttgaagACAATGGCAGTCAGACACCAACACATGATGGCATACCATCTTGCTGCCCCATCATTTTTCAAGCCAGAAACACAAGCATCCAGGGTTGACTCTGTTCTGGTTTCAGCTCTACCAGAAGTAGCTCAGCTACACATTAGAACACTAACAACTAGTGACACAATATACCAGACATCAAAGGTTACCATTGATGGCACACACTATGtctgtgaaatgtttttgtctgtCGGAGACAGTGGTGGACTACCTAGGTTCTGCAGAGTAGAGCACATCTACCTTGTCAATAGCACTGTTTCATTCCTTTGTTCTAATTATGATTGCTGGTATTTAGAACATCTTGGATCCTATGAGCTGTCACCTTCCCAGACAAGTCTGTCAATCCACCTGAAGTCTGATCTCAACGATTCAGTCCCGCTCTCTGCATACGAG CATAATGGCAGATCTATCCCCACAACCCATGGTCCTTCGTGTTGTTGA